From Geovibrio ferrireducens, one genomic window encodes:
- the cmk gene encoding (d)CMP kinase produces MSFQVAVDGPAGSGKSSVSKLIAKKYGFTYLDTGAMYRACAYIRTSFADDDISFIKILENTDMRFEPSPSGQRMFINIAGKETEVTDIIRTPEITAKVGEISAMPDVRRLMTAKQQELAERGEVIMEGRDIGTVVMPEADVKFFFTASPTERARRRQAEWQTKGVEVPLEQLENDILKRDEMDSSRTEAPLKKADDALELDTTGLTIDEVISIMSAEIERKRKA; encoded by the coding sequence ATGAGTTTTCAGGTTGCCGTTGACGGCCCCGCAGGCAGCGGGAAAAGCAGTGTTTCAAAACTTATAGCGAAAAAATACGGTTTCACATACCTTGACACTGGCGCAATGTACAGAGCATGCGCATATATCAGAACGTCATTCGCCGATGATGACATTTCCTTCATAAAAATCCTTGAAAATACAGATATGCGTTTTGAGCCCTCCCCTTCAGGGCAGCGTATGTTCATAAACATCGCCGGAAAGGAGACGGAAGTCACAGACATAATCCGCACACCTGAGATAACGGCAAAAGTCGGTGAAATTTCCGCAATGCCGGATGTGCGCCGTCTTATGACAGCCAAGCAGCAGGAACTTGCCGAACGCGGAGAGGTCATAATGGAAGGGCGCGATATAGGCACGGTGGTTATGCCGGAGGCGGATGTTAAGTTTTTCTTCACCGCCTCACCCACTGAGCGCGCAAGGCGAAGACAGGCCGAATGGCAGACAAAAGGCGTGGAAGTGCCTCTGGAACAGCTTGAAAACGATATTCTCAAAAGAGACGAAATGGATTCGTCCAGAACCGAAGCCCCCCTGAAAAAAGCCGATGATGCACTGGAATTGGACACAACTGGCTTGACAATAGATGAAGTTATATCAATAATGTCTGCTGAGATTGAAAGGAAACGAAAGGCCTGA